Genomic DNA from Gossypium hirsutum isolate 1008001.06 chromosome A01, Gossypium_hirsutum_v2.1, whole genome shotgun sequence:
cctccttactaaactgccaaaattttccatgcatgcccatttttgtccaaaacttagaaattaggcAAATTAATCTTTAAGACCTTCTGATTGATAATCTAAagtaatttcatgcaaatttcttctagaatccaagttttgaaatttattcaatttggtccttattttccaattggacactttactcatagaatttcttcatgaaactttaacaaaagcatattttcatattctaggcctcataataatcataaaaaaattattttaacatgagatttgtggtcccgaaaccactattccgactagggccTATTTCGGGATTTAGATTTGAAGTGTAGGACTACACTATGTTAGTCTGACATGGAGGAGAAGAGGAATTTGGGTCCCGATTTGGTTCGTGAGATCGAGGACAAGGCGAAAATTTTCTTTGAGTGGTTGAAGGTTGCTTCAAATAGGCAGGAATCTTATGTTAACTTGAGATGTCGAGATATCGAGTATCAGGCTgctgataaggtgtttttgaaggtttcaccttggaagaaggtttgTGGTTCGAGTGGAAAGGTAAGCTCAATCCGAGGTTCATTGGCCCTTGCAAGGTTATTAAGTGGATTGGACTGGCTACTTATCGTCTTCCGTTGTCGCCTAAGCTTGAGCGCATTCatgatgtcttccatgtttctatGCTACAAaaatatagatcggatccttcccATGTTGTTCATGTTAAGGAGATTAAGGTTCAATTGGACCTTTTGTATGAAGAGGAGCCGGTTTCGATCCTAGACTGTGAGGTTAAGGTGCTACGCAATAAGATGGTTCCAttggtgaaagttttgtggcgCAACCACAAGACTGAGGAAACCATTTGGGAGTCAGAAGATATCACGAGGTGTCAATATTCGTATTTGTTCGATTTAGGTAAATTTCTAGGATGAAGTTTCTTttaagagggggagagttgtaaggCCTTGAAAACAGGTTTAGCAGATTCGAGTAAGTTTACTGGGTTCCGAATGAAAATTaagaattaatcgaattaattagtgatttatattattaattagttagcttaatttcatcttAAAAATTGACAAATgatattctaaaaaataaaaaaaattagaaatttaattttatggttttaaataattt
This window encodes:
- the LOC107917404 gene encoding uncharacterized protein, yielding MEEKRNLGPDLVREIEDKAKIFFEWLKVASNRQESYVNLRCRDIEYQAADKVFLKVSPWKKVCGSSGKVSSIRGSLALARSDPSHVVHVKEIKVQLDLLYEEEPVSILDCEVKVLRNKMVPLVKVLWRNHKTEETIWESEDITRCQYSYLFDLGKFLG